A genome region from Chlorobaculum tepidum TLS includes the following:
- a CDS encoding NADH-quinone oxidoreductase subunit N: MFEMPSGAEIQSIISILKGGAGYFVPEIYLSALFMVLILLDLITGKKNRGLLATATIAGLLGSVYFIFKQQTMPEVQFFFGMYALDRFGIFFKYFFVVSGVLAVLTTVIDEQLKKHESGMGEYYALLVAMVVGMMMMASSTDLLMMFLSMELVSLSAYALTGYLKREPRSSEAALKYLVYGAVSSGMLLYGFSLLYGMTAETNLTRISMVLAAHGYDPLAMILAVLLIMAGLGYKMGAVPFHFWSPDVYEGAPTPVTAYLSVASKAAGFAMLMRFFFVAVPHGFDMYVSPLHIDWLSILILVSAASMIYGNVVAIWQKNVKRLLAYSSIAHAGYLLLGIITMDQLGTQAVLVYLAAYLLMNYGAFYVVILIANHTGSENLDDYKGLGKRMPLLGAALTVFLISLVGLPPTFGFIGKLMIFSALLAKGSLFMWLALIGILTSVISLYYYMLIPLNMYLRESNTPEEGVIATGMGAKIVTASLMILTLWFGLFFQPIANYARYSTSIFGAFLN; encoded by the coding sequence ATGTTTGAAATGCCATCAGGCGCTGAAATACAGAGCATCATCTCGATCCTCAAGGGTGGTGCCGGATATTTTGTCCCTGAAATCTATTTGTCGGCGCTCTTTATGGTGCTGATACTGCTCGATCTCATCACGGGGAAAAAGAATCGCGGATTACTTGCCACGGCTACCATCGCCGGTTTGCTCGGCAGTGTCTATTTTATTTTCAAGCAGCAGACGATGCCGGAGGTTCAGTTCTTTTTCGGCATGTACGCGCTTGACCGCTTCGGTATCTTTTTCAAGTACTTTTTCGTGGTCTCCGGCGTTCTTGCCGTGCTGACCACCGTGATCGACGAGCAGCTCAAAAAGCACGAGTCGGGCATGGGTGAGTACTATGCGCTGCTGGTGGCTATGGTGGTCGGCATGATGATGATGGCATCCTCGACTGATCTGTTAATGATGTTCCTTTCGATGGAGCTTGTTAGTCTTTCGGCTTACGCGCTGACCGGTTACCTGAAGCGCGAACCTCGCTCCTCGGAAGCGGCCCTGAAATACCTGGTGTACGGCGCAGTCTCCTCGGGAATGCTCCTGTATGGCTTCTCGCTCTTGTACGGTATGACCGCCGAAACCAATCTTACCCGCATCAGCATGGTGCTTGCCGCGCATGGCTACGATCCGCTGGCGATGATACTTGCCGTGCTGCTCATCATGGCAGGTCTCGGCTACAAGATGGGCGCGGTACCGTTCCACTTCTGGAGCCCCGACGTTTACGAGGGCGCACCTACTCCGGTCACCGCCTATCTTTCGGTTGCCTCCAAGGCTGCCGGTTTCGCCATGCTCATGCGTTTCTTTTTCGTGGCTGTGCCTCACGGCTTCGATATGTATGTCAGCCCGCTGCACATTGACTGGCTCTCGATCCTGATACTGGTCTCCGCGGCTTCGATGATCTACGGTAACGTCGTGGCTATTTGGCAGAAGAACGTCAAACGTCTGCTTGCTTACTCCTCGATCGCCCACGCCGGTTATCTCTTGCTCGGCATCATCACCATGGATCAGCTCGGCACACAGGCGGTTCTGGTCTATCTCGCCGCTTATCTCCTGATGAACTATGGCGCTTTCTATGTGGTGATTCTCATCGCCAACCACACCGGAAGCGAAAACCTTGATGACTACAAAGGTCTTGGCAAAAGAATGCCGTTGCTCGGTGCTGCCCTGACGGTGTTCCTCATCTCGCTGGTCGGTCTGCCGCCGACCTTCGGCTTCATCGGCAAGCTGATGATCTTCTCAGCGCTGCTCGCCAAAGGCAGCCTCTTCATGTGGCTGGCTCTGATCGGTATCCTGACCAGTGTTATTTCGCTCTATTACTACATGCTGATTCCGCTCAACATGTATCTGAGAGAGTCGAACACTCCCGAAGAGGGCGTGATCGCGACCGGCATGGGCGCGAAGATCGTCACCGCTTCGCTGATGATTCTGACGTTGTGGTTTGGTCTGTTTTTCCAGCCAATTGCCAACTATGCAAGATATTCAACGTCTATTTTCGGAGCGTTTCTGAACTGA
- the nuoL gene encoding NADH-quinone oxidoreductase subunit L produces the protein MHSLIQLSIAVLLLPLLSFVVLIFFNRRLPRGGDFVGVGLLGTTLAIALYIFWTVIVQHYDPAFRLAWDFTWLDFGNVPGVGPLQVKMGIVIDNLAAIMLAMVSLISFLVHLYSTGYMKGEMYYGRFFAYLGIFTFSMFGIVLSDNLFSIYIFWELVGLSSYLLIGFYFHKDSAADAQKKAFLTNRVGDIGMWLGILILYSQFHTFGYQEIFNHIKNGDFHMSQAWLTAAGILLFMGCVGKSAQFPLHVWLPDAMEGPTPVSALIHAATMVAAGVYFVARIFVLLTPDALHVIAFIGAFTAFMAATIAITQFDIKRVLAYSTVSQLGYMVLGLGVGSYSAALFHLLTHAFFKACLFLGSGAIIHAMHHEQDMRWMGGLYKKMPWTFVTFSIATLALAGLPLTSGFLSKDAILAGSLGFAQAEGGGIYYLVPVFGFGAAVLTAFYMGRQIWMVFFGENRTHLKPKSAHSMDDHDDGDVDHIHDAAHGGHDHHPVHEVAWNMRLPLVVLATLSVFIVFSPDPLDGGKGWFMHLVQTPATVVSVAEMAHEGAQLHAPEAGKLLAEAHTDTQHVEAATSREAEGQHGPVFADPRQAEIAHMTHANHYTAIKLSSIMVVIGIGMALIVYVFRIIDPDKTAQAIRPLYLYSFNKWYWDEIYDATIIKGSILISKILAWFDTNIVDGLVNGVATIFRKFAFFNGGVDKYVVDGLVNFTAFTVQTTGAVFRKIQTGKVQTYLVMVVFAVLGWFALYFAHLVK, from the coding sequence GCACAGTTTAATCCAGTTATCCATCGCTGTCCTGCTACTGCCGCTGCTCTCGTTTGTGGTGCTGATATTTTTCAACCGCAGGCTCCCGCGTGGTGGCGATTTCGTTGGCGTCGGTCTGCTTGGCACGACGCTGGCTATAGCGCTGTATATCTTCTGGACGGTGATCGTTCAGCACTACGATCCGGCCTTCAGGCTTGCGTGGGATTTCACCTGGCTTGATTTTGGCAATGTCCCCGGCGTCGGACCGCTGCAGGTCAAGATGGGTATCGTGATTGACAACCTGGCGGCGATCATGCTGGCAATGGTTTCGCTCATCAGTTTCCTGGTGCACCTCTACTCGACCGGGTATATGAAGGGGGAGATGTATTACGGACGCTTTTTTGCCTATCTCGGCATCTTTACCTTCTCGATGTTCGGCATCGTGCTTTCTGACAACCTCTTTTCGATCTACATCTTCTGGGAGCTTGTCGGTCTTTCGTCTTACCTTCTGATCGGTTTCTACTTCCACAAAGACAGCGCCGCCGACGCGCAGAAAAAGGCCTTTCTCACCAACCGTGTTGGCGACATCGGTATGTGGCTCGGCATCCTGATTCTCTATTCCCAGTTTCACACCTTCGGCTACCAGGAGATTTTCAACCATATCAAGAATGGCGACTTCCACATGTCGCAGGCTTGGCTGACCGCCGCCGGCATTCTGCTCTTCATGGGCTGCGTCGGTAAATCGGCCCAGTTCCCGCTGCATGTCTGGCTTCCTGACGCCATGGAAGGCCCGACTCCGGTTTCGGCGCTCATCCACGCGGCAACGATGGTTGCGGCTGGCGTCTATTTTGTGGCCCGTATCTTTGTGCTTCTGACGCCGGATGCGCTGCACGTGATCGCTTTCATCGGCGCATTCACCGCTTTCATGGCGGCAACCATCGCCATCACGCAGTTCGACATCAAGCGCGTGCTGGCCTATTCGACCGTTTCACAGCTTGGTTACATGGTGCTCGGTCTCGGTGTCGGCTCCTACTCCGCCGCGCTGTTCCATCTCCTGACCCACGCTTTCTTCAAAGCCTGCCTCTTCCTCGGTTCCGGCGCGATCATCCACGCGATGCATCACGAGCAGGACATGCGCTGGATGGGAGGCCTGTACAAAAAGATGCCCTGGACGTTTGTCACTTTCAGCATCGCCACATTGGCGCTTGCCGGTCTGCCGCTAACCAGCGGCTTCCTTTCGAAAGATGCGATTCTGGCCGGTTCGCTCGGCTTCGCGCAGGCCGAGGGCGGCGGCATCTACTATCTCGTGCCAGTGTTTGGCTTCGGTGCCGCAGTGCTGACCGCCTTCTATATGGGCCGTCAGATATGGATGGTCTTCTTCGGCGAGAACCGTACACATCTGAAACCGAAATCGGCGCACAGCATGGATGATCATGATGACGGCGATGTCGATCACATTCATGACGCTGCGCACGGTGGTCACGATCATCATCCGGTGCACGAGGTTGCCTGGAACATGAGGCTTCCGCTGGTTGTTCTTGCCACGCTCTCTGTCTTTATCGTCTTTTCGCCTGATCCGCTTGATGGCGGCAAGGGCTGGTTCATGCACCTGGTGCAGACTCCGGCCACGGTTGTCAGCGTTGCCGAGATGGCGCACGAAGGCGCGCAACTTCACGCTCCGGAAGCTGGCAAGTTGCTTGCTGAGGCGCATACGGATACCCAGCATGTCGAAGCCGCCACATCGCGTGAGGCTGAAGGGCAGCATGGTCCTGTTTTCGCTGATCCCCGTCAGGCTGAGATTGCTCACATGACGCACGCCAATCACTACACGGCGATCAAGCTGTCGTCGATCATGGTGGTTATCGGTATCGGTATGGCGCTCATTGTCTATGTTTTCAGGATTATCGATCCCGACAAGACGGCGCAGGCGATTCGTCCGCTTTACCTCTACTCGTTCAACAAGTGGTACTGGGACGAGATTTACGACGCAACCATCATCAAGGGCTCCATACTGATCTCGAAGATTCTTGCCTGGTTCGACACGAACATCGTTGACGGTCTTGTCAACGGCGTGGCGACGATCTTCAGGAAGTTCGCCTTCTTCAATGGCGGCGTTGACAAATATGTAGTTGACGGACTGGTCAACTTCACGGCCTTCACCGTCCAGACGACCGGCGCGGTCTTCAGAAAGATTCAGACGGGCAAGGTGCAGACCTATCTGGTCATGGTGGTTTTTGCGGTTCTGGGCTGGTTCGCCCTTTACTTTGCGCACCTCGTCAAATAA
- a CDS encoding complex I subunit 4 family protein, with amino-acid sequence MLSFIVFLPIIAGLVILAVPSSQKQIIRIVSLLAALGQGVLAVLIWRHYDPTMAGIVAAPGGSPVGSFQMIERIPWISLDLGSFGPLNIEYFLGVDGLSITMVLLTALISIIGVLSSWPIQKQVKGYFILYNLLSTAMMGCFVALDFFLFYVFWELMLLPMYFLIGIWGGPNREYAAIKFFLYTLFGSVFMLLVMIGLYFSVTDPLTGHHTFSLVAMADQANYIKGTILGPDSVTWRYVAFIVLFVGFAIKVPMFPFHTWLPDAHVEAPTPISVILAGVLLKLGTYGMMRINFPLFPEVYQAGLYVIGVFGAINIIYGAFCALAQQDLKKMVAYSSISHMGYVLLGLAAANTEGMIGALYQMFNHGTITAMLFLLVGVIYDRAHARQIDKFGGLATYMPVYTGFVIVAWFASLGLPGLSGFISEALVFVGAFSAPVTRPIAMVSVLGIVFGAAYLLWSLQRMFLGKRKPDALYDLEVDVDGHEHIHFHDWKGKLDLDARELTMLVPLVIIVIALGIYPMPVMGLITTSVNKLVQVLTPVAMSAVH; translated from the coding sequence ATGCTGAGCTTCATTGTATTTCTGCCGATCATTGCCGGACTTGTCATTTTGGCTGTGCCCTCGTCGCAGAAGCAGATCATCAGGATCGTCTCGCTCCTGGCTGCTCTCGGCCAGGGCGTGCTCGCCGTCCTCATCTGGCGCCATTACGACCCGACGATGGCGGGTATCGTGGCCGCTCCCGGTGGATCGCCTGTCGGCTCCTTCCAGATGATCGAACGGATTCCGTGGATTTCGCTCGATCTCGGCTCGTTCGGCCCCCTGAACATCGAGTATTTCCTCGGTGTTGACGGCCTTTCGATCACGATGGTGCTGCTGACCGCCCTGATTTCAATTATCGGTGTGCTTTCCAGCTGGCCGATCCAGAAGCAGGTCAAGGGCTACTTCATCCTTTACAACCTGCTCAGCACGGCCATGATGGGCTGTTTCGTGGCGCTCGATTTCTTTCTTTTCTACGTGTTCTGGGAATTGATGCTTCTGCCGATGTACTTCCTCATCGGTATCTGGGGTGGTCCGAACCGTGAGTATGCAGCCATCAAGTTCTTCCTTTACACCCTGTTTGGTTCGGTGTTCATGCTGCTGGTCATGATTGGCCTCTACTTCAGCGTCACCGATCCGCTCACTGGCCATCACACTTTCAGTCTTGTTGCCATGGCTGACCAGGCAAACTATATCAAGGGCACGATTCTTGGCCCTGACAGCGTCACCTGGAGATATGTTGCCTTCATTGTGCTCTTCGTCGGCTTTGCCATCAAGGTTCCGATGTTCCCTTTCCACACCTGGCTGCCTGACGCGCACGTTGAGGCTCCGACTCCGATCTCTGTCATTCTGGCCGGTGTGCTGCTGAAGCTCGGTACTTACGGCATGATGAGGATCAACTTCCCGCTCTTTCCTGAGGTTTACCAGGCAGGCCTCTATGTGATTGGTGTGTTTGGCGCGATCAACATCATCTACGGTGCCTTCTGCGCTCTGGCCCAGCAGGATCTGAAGAAAATGGTTGCTTATTCGTCGATCAGTCACATGGGCTATGTGCTGCTCGGCCTGGCTGCGGCCAACACCGAAGGCATGATCGGCGCGCTCTACCAGATGTTCAACCACGGCACCATCACCGCTATGCTTTTCCTTCTGGTCGGCGTCATCTACGATCGTGCTCACGCCCGCCAGATCGACAAGTTTGGTGGCCTGGCTACCTATATGCCTGTCTATACCGGTTTCGTGATCGTCGCATGGTTTGCCTCGCTTGGTCTGCCGGGTCTCTCCGGCTTCATCTCAGAGGCGCTCGTATTTGTCGGCGCGTTCAGCGCTCCCGTTACTCGTCCGATCGCTATGGTTTCGGTGCTCGGTATCGTTTTCGGCGCGGCCTACCTGCTCTGGTCGTTGCAGCGGATGTTCCTCGGCAAGCGCAAGCCGGACGCTTTGTACGATCTCGAAGTTGATGTCGATGGACACGAGCATATTCACTTCCATGACTGGAAAGGCAAGCTCGATCTCGATGCCCGTGAACTGACCATGCTCGTGCCGCTTGTGATCATCGTCATTGCGCTCGGTATCTATCCAATGCCGGTTATGGGTCTCATTACGACCAGTGTCAACAAACTTGTCCAGGTTCTCACTCCGGTTGCCATGTCGGCCGTGCATTGA